A segment of the Deltaproteobacteria bacterium genome:
CCACCGGAAATGGTGGCCAGATTCAGGCTGCCGGTCATGAAGGCGACCGAGAGCACGGCCAGCAGAAGCGGGATTTCATAGGCCACGTTCTGGGCCACGGCCCGGGCCGCGCCGAGCAAGCTCCATTTGTTGTTGGAGCCCCATCCGGCTAGGCACAGGGACAAGACGCCCAATCCGGCAAAGGCCAGGATGAGCACGATGCCCAGGTTCATATCCAGGGCGACCAGATCCGGTCCGAAGGGAATGGGGAAGATGCACAGGGCCACGGGCATGAAGCACAGGATCGGGGCCAGCCAGAAGATGACCGGGTCCGCGTCGCGGGGCGTGGCCAGTTGTTTGCCCATCAGTTTGAGGCCATCGGCCAGGGGTTGGAGGATGCCGTGCGGTCCGACTTCGTACGGACCGGGACGGCGCTGGACATGGCCGGCGATTTTTCGCTCGGCATAGACCAGGGCCAGGGCATTCAACGCCACGAAGGCCAGAATGCCGACAAGTGCTATGAGAATGCGCAGAAATTGCGGGTC
Coding sequences within it:
- the nuoH gene encoding NADH-quinone oxidoreductase subunit NuoH codes for the protein MIDPQFLRILIALVGILAFVALNALALVYAERKIAGHVQRRPGPYEVGPHGILQPLADGLKLMGKQLATPRDADPVIFWLAPILCFMPVALCIFPIPFGPDLVALDMNLGIVLILAFAGLGVLSLCLAGWGSNNKWSLLGAARAVAQNVAYEIPLLLAVLSVAFMTGSLNLATISGGQGAWPWQWNVLLNPLGFIIYFICALAETNRAPFDLPEAESELTAGFHTEYSGMGFGLFFLAEYANMIVVCAVATVLFLGGWNGPFAPGWWWFLLKMYALIFLIIQIRWTYPRVRFDQLLNLCWKWLVPLALVNLVYVSIIVKL